TCTGATAATCGCGGTAACCGGGCCGGTCCTGCATCTTTGTCTCAGTGCGTTTCGCGCCGGTCGCATAGATCAGGAAGTAGTTCATCGCAATCGGCGCCGGGAAGGTCCACCCTGCCGGTGGCGATGCAGCGGCAGCGACGTAGGCCCCGTCCCAGAACAGCGAGTCCCCGAAGTAGTTCGGATGCCGTGACCACGCCCACAGACCGGTGTCGAGCACCGACGGGCGTTCCTCACGGGGTTGCGCTGAGTAGGTGTCCTTCTGCCGGTCGGCGACCCCCTCGACGACTGCGCCGGTGACCATGATGGCGACGCCGAGGGGGAACAACAGTCGGCGCCGACCTTTGGGGAGGGTCGAGGCTGCTGCCACCTGTGTGGGCGCCGACACGAGTAGTTGGGAAACAGCCTGTGTCACAAACACCTTGCCGATGACTGCGGCCGTCGAGGATCCCGCGAGGAAGTCGGTGTAGCGGTCGTCCTCGGTGTCTTTGCCGCGCAAGCGACCGAGCATCAGATGCTCCAGCCGCGCGGCCCAGGCGGTCGTGAGAGCGGCAGTGGTCCATCGGCGTACCGGATCACCGGTGCCCAGCGCCGCGCCGGTGATGGCCACGGCGGCCAGTCCGGGACCCCACGCCCCGTCGGCGTAGTCGCGTCGTTGTCGCGGGATCGCAACGGCGGCGGTCACGGTTTGGATCGCCGTCACCGCGAGGGCGGATACGCCTGCGACGCGTCGGAGGTTCTGGATGTCGAGATTCATTACGGCCACGGTAACCGCCGAACCAGCCTCCGAAAGTGGGGTCAGGTGGCGGTGAACAATTCTGGGTGTCGTGCGGGCGTCAACCAACCAAGCAGCCGGGTCTCCAAGGGCCACCGT
The window above is part of the Branchiibius hedensis genome. Proteins encoded here:
- a CDS encoding DUF1295 domain-containing protein, producing MNLDIQNLRRVAGVSALAVTAIQTVTAAVAIPRQRRDYADGAWGPGLAAVAITGAALGTGDPVRRWTTAALTTAWAARLEHLMLGRLRGKDTEDDRYTDFLAGSSTAAVIGKVFVTQAVSQLLVSAPTQVAAASTLPKGRRRLLFPLGVAIMVTGAVVEGVADRQKDTYSAQPREERPSVLDTGLWAWSRHPNYFGDSLFWDGAYVAAAASPPAGWTFPAPIAMNYFLIYATGAKRTETKMQDRPGYRDYQKRVSFFFPWPGKHA